From Onychostoma macrolepis isolate SWU-2019 chromosome 05, ASM1243209v1, whole genome shotgun sequence:
AAGACTCAATGGCCGACTCCTGATCTCTGTCCCACATGCCATGAGGAGCAAGAAGGCCTTCATGTCTGGAACGAACAGATGGTGCTCGCTTTCCTCAGACAACACTACGGTGCCTCAAACATCTCCCCAAAATACTCCAGCAACAGCCAACCAGAGCCAGGCCCTCCTGCTCCCGACAAACCCAAAGCCATAACCAAACCTAACAGCAACCTTCACCTCAACCAGAACCGAAAGCCATCTCCTGACAGCGCTCCTAAACATCAGAAGAGGAGTGACACCAATGGTGCGGGAGAGAAGCACACCGGCATCCAGATAGAAGCCCGGCCAGGGATGACGTTCCTGGGCCTGGGATTCTCCAGCGTGGACATGAGTCTCTGCGTGCTCCTCTATGCCCTCTCCTGCGTATTcctcatgttcatgtttttctttttccgcTTTCGCTCAAAGAGATGGAAAACCAGAAACTACCGGCCTTACGTATAGCAGCAGGAAACTGTGGATCAGGTGAATGTAATATATGAAACCCCTGCCAAGTGTTAAAGGagacttttaatttatttaattacttttgttttgatcttgttgttgttgatgtttttgTGATGTGTTTTGTAATGAAGAACTTGTGAAAGTTTAACTCTTGTATCAGGCCTAGTTTTGTGAACAAGCACCTGTTAGCGAGGATTTCTCAACCCTAAACAAACAGAGAGGATGATTTAACAGGAGAAGctattttattatagtaaaagtaaCAACCTAGGtcaaagtatatttttatgaatattctACATTATTTATAGagatttttattgaaataatatatCCTAGGTTTCTCACAGGGTATATATCGCTCTCTATGAAAGTCACTCTGTCCCCATAATTCTGTTTGATGGTCCAAAAAACACTTGGGAATATGATTTATTCTGTTGCTCAAGGTCGCTAGCCGAGAAGCCAGTGACACGAAACGCTGCCTGTCAATGACCAGATGTGGAAGAACCCTCAGTCTTGTCTGCATATGAAGTCACAAAAAGAGCTACAGTTAATTTTAAgcttaatttctttctttttatttttttatttttatttttccctttTTAAATCTTGTCAAATTGGTTGcatggatgcaactcagcagtAAGGGATTTATAATGACTACAATAATCTcttcccaaaaataaaaatctcaaaTTTTCAGACTTTGTAGTAACTGGTTATACTGAGCACATTTAGTGAGTAAACCTTTATTgataatctgttttttttttttttttttttgtagattaCAAAGGCTCTTTTGAACTGGAACTTATTTCAATAatgattttatacttttaacTTTTTCTGTCTATgtcactgtaaaaacaaatgcGTTCTATTGTAGAGCTCATAGAAGACACACCATACATGTTGAACCTTAAGGGAAACCATTATTACAGTGTACTCAGAGGATTCCTGATCACATAATGTTTATTGTTTAACATCTACATTACTACAGCAGTATTTTGATTCAAAGTTTTAGAATTAAAATGTGTTGATATTGTAAAACTCTAAATATCATTATCAGCATTTGGTTTGTGAACTGATTTGTAATGTGTTCAGCTTGTGATATTTATTTCACTATCTAATGGAGCAGTGTTAACGTGGACCTGAGGctaaatatttataaagcattCTTAATAAACTACGGCTTCTGTGTTGTGACAGTATGTGCCCATAATGGTGGCCTTCTAAGCTGCTCCAAATGAACGGCTGTGAATTGCAtagcatttaattattattatttccagtgctttaagaattatatttttatctaaAGACTATTTTTGGGTGCGGTTGTTCTGTATATATGCAGTTTGCCCTTTCAAGGAGTTGTTGCATTTTGTATGAAGAACACTAAGttatctttcaaataaaaatatgtatttcccATCATTTTCTAGTTCATATCTACCAACAATGCAGATACATACACGTACTTGAGTTTTATATAGCACCACTATAATATACTGTTACTTGTggtataatgtaaatgtttcattttgagATCGGTTTTCTGAAGAGTGGTTCTTAAACGATTTTTTATGAGGAGAACAGTCGAATGTACCATCCGGAGAACACGGTGCAACTGCAACTTCAAGTCTAAGCACACCGGGAGGTCATTTAAGTTTTCTATTGCTGTAAGTCTGTGTCTGCCCTCTAGTAGGCAGTATGGAGTATCCCTTTCCCCACCAGCTCAGACTGCAGTCTGTTCTCCCCAGGGACATCATGCATGTGACCATACTAACTCTGTCTATTACTAGAGCTCCAGCTGTCAACTTAACAGATGTCTGCACAGGCACTTATGTTtccaaatgtaaaataacttgCTGTGTTCATCTCTTCACACTGGAAGAGGACATTTTCCTCAATGATGGTGTGCATTTCACACTGGAAACAAAGTTTAAGGGCACTTTCTTCAAGCGACAGCTTAATGTGTCAAGTTTTGCTTTTTATTCCCCTGGCTCTGACACAGTTTCACAGCTTTTAAAGAGACCAGACAGCTGGAATCAAGTTTTGCAGCATTCGCAGGGTGTGTGTCTGCTGCACcttattgatttattataatttttttgctgTTGATATTAGACACAAGACTGGAACATGGCAGTTCATCTCTAATAGCGCTGACTCACGCCGTAGCCCGTCGGCGTCTCAGCATTAAAAGGCAGCGAGTCAGAGACAGAAGCATAGCGCCTTCTTCCCCACTTTGCTTAGAGATGCTGCTTTACTGCCCCACTGCTCTGTACTCAACTCTTACTTGCACACTACAGTCTTTCAGCCATCCGTCTAATACGTGCCGCCTTAAAATGCTTCTCGGTTTGATGTACTGATCTGACATTCAGGGCAGCTTTGAGGCTGagtctctctcttttctttctcttatCGGTTGAGTATCTGTCTGATGCCGTGTTGGCACATCTGATTGGGTATGCAGACTCTGTACTGAGCATGCCAGCCTGTGACAGGGACTGCAATGCAGAGCTGCTCTCCTGGCACACACCATTTGTCTGCCCTTAATGTAAATAATCCTGAGCATGCAGCCGATCATGGCAGAGACGGCTTCTGATGGATTATGTGTCAGCACGCGTTCGGGTTGGTGCATGCGGAGTGCACGctcttgttcttttcttttcttcgtGTGTTGACGCTCAAATAAAAGTGAGCCAttgctccctctctctctttctgtcttgcCTGTCTTTTGTCTCCATCGCACATGAACACGTTTACTCTCTGCAGGGCAGTTATCCGCATCaggctctctctctttctctgtctctctcgctcgctcgatctctctctctctctctctctctctcactctgtgTCCTTAAATGACTTTCCTTCAGTCTCACTCCCTCCCCCTCTCTCCCTAGTCTCTGTGTCTGTGCCTATAGCCTCTCTCCCCCTTTCTGTGACATACAGTAGATGGTGCATCGATTGCACACAGACGCTTGCTTTCCCTCTCGCTGGCTCAGTCCTGTGCGGGGAGGAAGAGGACGGATTGAGACGTATCTCCCTGCTTCTCAAGGTACCTTTCCTCATGCTGAGCTGCTGTGTGGAGCCTGGCcgcattctctctctctcatctcgGAAGATTCTGCTATAGAGGTCAGGTAGTGGCGGGGTGGAGAGGGAGGGTGGGCGGGTGGGTGGGTTTGTGGGTCACTTTTCAGCTTCTTTTGAATACTCCAGGCAAGCTTATGCTGAGTTGCCAAACATGCAGACTCTAGTAATGTTGGGGTGAAGAGAGCTGTTTACCAAGGGAGTTGCTGTGCAGCATTTCTGTCGCATTTTTCTGCTGTGTCTGCACCAGATAAACATTGTGTGACTTTTGAATCTAGTCATTTTCTGTTTGTTACCTCATCAAGCCGGTCCACCTTCATTTTGACTTTCTGCTGTCTTAGATGTCTGGTGAGAACATCCTGTCTTCTCCAGAGATCTGAAACGGGCATTATGTCTCAGCTCTTGCACATGGAGATTCCAAACTTCGGCAGCACTGTTCTGGACAGCCTTAACGAACAGCGGCTGCTGGGCCAGCACTGCGATGTGGCCATCATGGTCAACGGACAGGCCTTCAAGGCCCACCGCGCCGTTTTGGCGGCCAGCAGCCTCTACTTCCGTGACCTGTTCAGTGGAAGTGCCCAGACGCTCTTTGAGCTGCCCTCATCTGTGGCCCCGTCCTGCTTCCAGCAGATTCTATCGTTCTGCTACACGGGCCGGATGACGGTGAGTGCCAGCGATCAGCTCATGGTCATGTACACCGCAGGCTACCTTCAGATCCAGAACATCGTAGAGCGAGGAATGGACCTCATGTTCAAGGCCAGTGCTCCATACTGCGACTCGCAGACATCTGCCACAGACGATCCCCCGAgcccaaacaacaacaactcctCCCTGTTGCTAGGCGACCAGCCCACAACTGTCTGCAAGATCAAGGAAGAGAAGCTGGAGACCCCGGTGTGTGCTCAGAACGGGGAGCTAAAGCACTCTGAGGAGGACAGGGGACCTAGGGGTAGATCTTCAAGGAATGGCACTCTTTTCTACACAAGTGGAGGCGCAAACGGGGTCATACCCGTGATGCATGCTTACGAGCACTCGACCCGAGATCATGCCAGTCCCGGTGCCTCTAGCCTCCCGACCACAGACAGCCCAACTTCACACCAAAACGAGGAGGAGGACTTTGAAGACGACTCTTACGAGAGCCTGACAAATGGGAAGATCTttgggggctcgtccgggatctACGGCAGTAAATGTCTTTTAACGGACTTCTCTTTTGCTCCATTGCAGCTCAAAACACAACGGATTTATCCCTGTGAGTGTGATCTATTCTGTCTCTTCCCAGTGCAAGAGAAGATGGAGGTGTCCTCCCTGCCTCTGTCCTTGGAGAACCGTTTCTGTGTGCTGTTAGGAGGAGACAGAGAGGCTCTGCCTGCCGGACTCATCAGCCAGATCGGCTACCGCTGCCACCCTGCTCTCTACACAGAGGGCGACCCTGGAGAGAGACTGGAGCTGATTGCAGGTGAGGCCTGAATAATAGCAGCCTGTCTCAAACTCCATGTCCATCTGAATTATTTATCAGTCCAGACTGAGTCATTTGAGTCACTGATTCAGAGCTAAGGTCTCCTTGTTTCTCTGTTGTTGGTGCTGTGGAAGGATCTGGTGTCTTCATGACTCGTGGGCAGCTGATGAACTGTCACCTCTGTGCTGGGGTCAAACACAAAGTCTTGCTGAGACGTCTTCTAGCTGCTTTTTTTGACAGGTCTAAAACATTACAGATGTGTAACAAGTGTAATGTGTATCTGTCTGAAATACCAAGAGCTCAGTTCTGCAGTAAAAATAGCCGAGCAGAGTTGGAATCAATCTTCTCACATTCAAATGTTTAGTATATTGTGTTTGGTAACTATAAGGACCGCATGGTGTTTTGGaaaaatattgtgtgtgtgcCCTCCAGTGGTTGACTATGGTATTTTGACTGCAGGAACACACTGGCCGACAGCTGTGGGACTGGAATACGTTCCTCCAACTGTGATCCAAATCGCAAACCGCTGGACAGCCGCATACTCAACACAGTAAAACGTGAGTGACCCTTTGCTATGCTGTTACAGTAAGCAAAACTGACTCTACTTAATATGTTCCTGTTCCTTggtttgctgcttttttttttcttttttttttataaagtctTCAAAATCTTTCATCAAAACTTTCCTTGCCTGCAATTTCCACTTTTCGTGATCCAATCAGTTTCACCTTACCAACATTTAATCCTTTTTCATTCGGAAATATGTTACAATGTAGAAGTGCAATAGGTTCAATGTTGACTTGAAGCATTAATattcctctttttctctctgttttaTCATTAGTCTACTGTCAGAACTTTGCCCCTAACTTCAAAGAAAGCGAGATGAATGTGATTGCTGCAGACATGTGCACCAATGCCCGGAGAGTTCGAAAGCGCTGGCTCCCCAAGATCAAGTCCATGCTTCCGGAGGCGATCGAGGTGTACAGGGGAACTGCGGTCCTGAGCCAGGTGGAAGGAGCTACCCAACCAGGCGGTGGCTTTCCCTTTGAGTCCGAGTTCAAACACCTGGCAGCGTCAAATCTGACTCTGGAGCAGCATCTCTATGGAGACTGTAGAGAGACACTGAGGAATGGCTCTCACTTCAATATGGAAGAGAGGTCCCAAAAAGGTGAAGAAGCCAAGACTGAGCCAAGCCGAGCCAAAGAGCCAGACAACCCGCAGGAAGTTGAAAGGCTTCCAGAGAGTCCCGAGAGAGCGGCTAGTGTGCTCGCCCTCAACCCTGCTAGCAAGAAAGGGGAAAAAGAGCATGCAACCAGCAGCCCCAGATCACAGAGAGAGGAACAGAACAGACAGAGACCACTAAAAGACGATCAGTGACTTCCTCCACTTCATACTATTAAAAACTGGTCTGCAGCTTCTCACACCAAAAAGGATCATTACCAGTAAAGGCAGTCTCCCATGCCACTGAACATTACATTAAAGCTGCATGATCATGGGAACTGGACATACAACATTTTTTCCAGGATAGACTGAAAAATGTCTGCATTAAATACAGTTGTGATTACAAGTTTACCTACCTCCTGAAGAATCTAcaaaatgtttgtttcttttaaaaatatgaaggGATCATAACAATTGCATTTTAGTTTATTACTCACCTTATTAAGCTGTTTGagagatatttacatttattccacaagacaaaataattaaatttacacATCTGATACTTTTCAAAGGTTTACATACCCTtggattttaataatacatattgCCTCCTCAAGCATCAGTGACGGTCTTTTGCGATAGTTGTGCATGAGTTTTTGTTTGGTCCTGAGCAGTTAAGCTGTTCTTGACAAAGCCTCCAGGTCCAGTAAGTTATTTGGTTTCCCAGCATGCTCTGCACATTTGAGTTCTTCCCTACAGTGGCTATGTAATGCTGCCAGTTTTGCTGCTCTggacaattgagggactcatGCAAAACTGTGATGCTTGAGGCAACTCACAATATTAAGAATCAAAGGTATGTAAACGTCTGATTAGGatttttgtgtagttttttttttttttttcttatgaaaTTTACACAAATATCTGTAATGCAGCTTCTTCAGGGCaatactaaattactaaaaaaataataaaaaaacaaaaacaatttcatgatattatttttaaaaaaatactaaatgtaTTACTGATTCCCCAAGGGGTATGCAAACATCTGAGCACGACTGTCTAAAAAATTTAAAGAAGCCACTTAGCATACGTAAATACCGGCACATATACAAGCCCAGTACATTAAGGCAAGCTGCAGTGCGTTTTTTATGAATGCATGTGATGCATAAGCTCTGGCATTTCTGACTAAATACTCTTGCCAATTACAGAAACAAATGGATCATGGACTTCTGCATGGCAAAAACAAGTGAAGGACAAAGGCCCTCCTTAATATAACACGACTTACATGCTTCAGAAATCAACTATACTGCTTTGACTCCAGCAGGACAGTGGGGTTGCTATGTACAAAGCTGACTGTGGGACTGCTGAGTTCAGTACAGTAAGGGAAGCTGAACAGAGAACAACAGTTCTCTAGAGAGTAGCTTGGACTCTCAGTTTTCCCTCTCAAGCTTTTTAATCTTACTCTTGTTCTCAAGCTGCTGTATAGTAAATGCTTGCCTGTTTTTTTGCATATCAGCTGGTCTGGACATTTGAAACGTGATTGTATGATTGTTTTTTGGAAGAGAAATAAAGGAAAGGATTATTTTGAGGGATAATTAGGTTATGCCTATTATTGttggttaaaaatgacttttgcTTGATTACAATGAAATTGATTTATCGTGGAAGAAACATGAAAACGTTAGCATGGTTTTACtttaatgctgaaaatacaataCATGTGAAATGTCTCAATAAGGTCTAGATGAACAGAGATAGTTACAGAATTCTTAATTGTTAATAGGATTATCATTTTCGTATCTAACATCTCATTTGCCTACCTAAATGATCAAATATTTCAAACTATATTTTGTTCAAGTCATACAGACAGATTTTCTTCCTTAAATGCATAGATGAATCTCTGCATCTGTTCCCCCAACAGGCAGTTTTGTCTCCTTTACCCTGCAAAAGAACAACATTGTTCATTTTTCAGATATCATTGACTAGGTTCTTTGAATTATTAAACAATTCTTTTTAAAACTACTAAGATGGAACAGATTCAGCAGCTGTCCAGAAAATAACCTGCGTTTTGGGCGAGGTAAACAGCATATTGTGGCACGGGTGGTGATTTTGTCATGGTCTTTAGATAGCACATCCTGATCCTTTTCCAGATGTCTCCAGATGTTGCAGAAATCTTGAACAGCACAacatttttcacagtttttcaGTTGCTCATTTTCCAGCCGAAAGAGATTCCATATAAAACGTCTAGTTGAACAGAAAGAACAGTTTAAGGAAGTGAATGCaccaaataataattattctgATAAATTGTCAAATAACCTCCAAAAATATGTTTCCTACACTGAAAACAactttcactcagaaattgctagcgaatttcataaatgtgaccctggaccacaaaaccagtcttaagtcgctggggtatatttgtagcaatagccaaaaatgcattgtatgggtcaaaatgattgatttttcttttatgccaaaaatcattagaatgttaagtaaagatcatgttccatgaatatattttgtaaatttcctactgtaaatatatcaaaactttatttctgattagtaatatgcattgctaagaacttcatttggacaactttaaagacgattttctcaatattttgattttttttttttgcaccctcagattttcaaatagttgtatctcagccaaatattgtcctatcctaacaaaccatacatcaatgtgccagctttcagatgattgaCCCTTGACcctcgaaaaattgacccttatgacaggttttgtcatccagggtcacaaataattacaatgaaaaagcaacacattgaattaaatgtgacgCTTtgaaatagacagacagaaatagtattttcttgtcaaATATAGTCCAATAATCTTTTTTTGTAACTTcaagaaatcttttttttacagtttaaaaaaacgGATTTCTTAAGGTACAATGTAAACCTGAATATTTCTCCTATGAGTCAGCAGccactttaaaattaaattatagcTAAATGTAATTGTGCTGATCATCCCAGATTACAAGTTTACATACTTGCTGTTTTGCTGCTTAGAGCATGTGATTGAAATCTAACCTGAGGACTTCCAGTGGTGCCAGCAGGGCACTTGCTGTGGCAGCTGCAGCTGAATCCTTCATCTGAGCCAGGAGGATATTTATAGCCCAGGAGACCCGCAACAGCACATCCGCCAGCATGGCTGCATAGTAGTACCACTGAAAGAGCACATCTCtcaatattaaaaactattCCAGAGCTGTTGCAGCAGGTCAGTTTAACCCCTAGTGATTTATTTAATGCCAACTTTTCAGCCTGAAACTTCATGAGATGCCAATTTTAAATGCTTGCACTGTCACTATCACTACATAGACTAAATCACAAACAACAAATTGTGACTTTTGAGCTGTGATTTGTCATGTATGGTCAGTTTGACTGAATAATACCTATATGCTGGATCTGAAATGTTGGCAGCACAGAAGGGTTTAGTACAATGGTATATCTACTACCAAAGCTTTTTAACCCAGTTTGTGTGCTGATGTTGCCTGGtgcatgaatacattttaactttTGAGAACTAATATCCAATTTCTGTACCATGTGGGTCACACAGACATTATGGGTATGTGCAttggaacagttcacccaaagtatgtaaaatgtaaattttactaACATCATAACTCTAACTCTTCTtggaaaaaatatgtatttttaaatgatatccTGGTCacttttaaatattatgaaaCTCAATAGTTATTGGGTATGTCAAGAGGGTTGCCAGATCTGTGTAACAAAACCAGCCCATCGGCCACTCAAAACTAGCCTAAAATATGTCTTTATATGCCCCTAATATATTATAGCTTTGTGTGAAGATAAGACCAAAAGTTTGGGGTGAACCATTCCTTTTATACACTGT
This genomic window contains:
- the LOC131540915 gene encoding nucleus accumbens-associated protein 2 isoform X1, with protein sequence MSQLLHMEIPNFGSTVLDSLNEQRLLGQHCDVAIMVNGQAFKAHRAVLAASSLYFRDLFSGSAQTLFELPSSVAPSCFQQILSFCYTGRMTVSASDQLMVMYTAGYLQIQNIVERGMDLMFKASAPYCDSQTSATDDPPSPNNNNSSLLLGDQPTTVCKIKEEKLETPVCAQNGELKHSEEDRGPRGRSSRNGTLFYTSGGANGVIPVMHAYEHSTRDHASPGASSLPTTDSPTSHQNEEEDFEDDSYESLTNGKIFGGSSGIYGSKCLLTDFSFAPLQLKTQRIYPCECDLFCLFPVQEKMEVSSLPLSLENRFCVLLGGDREALPAGLISQIGYRCHPALYTEGDPGERLELIAGSGVFMTRGQLMNCHLCAGVKHKVLLRRLLAAFFDRNTLADSCGTGIRSSNCDPNRKPLDSRILNTVKLYCQNFAPNFKESEMNVIAADMCTNARRVRKRWLPKIKSMLPEAIEVYRGTAVLSQVEGATQPGGGFPFESEFKHLAASNLTLEQHLYGDCRETLRNGSHFNMEERSQKGEEAKTEPSRAKEPDNPQEVERLPESPERAASVLALNPASKKGEKEHATSSPRSQREEQNRQRPLKDDQ
- the LOC131540915 gene encoding nucleus accumbens-associated protein 2 isoform X2 — its product is MSQLLHMEIPNFGSTVLDSLNEQRLLGQHCDVAIMVNGQAFKAHRAVLAASSLYFRDLFSGSAQTLFELPSSVAPSCFQQILSFCYTGRMTVSASDQLMVMYTAGYLQIQNIVERGMDLMFKASAPYCDSQTSATDDPPSPNNNNSSLLLGDQPTTVCKIKEEKLETPVCAQNGELKHSEEDRGPRGRSSRNGTLFYTSGGANGVIPVMHAYEHSTRDHASPGASSLPTTDSPTSHQNEEEDFEDDSYESLTNGKIFGGSSGIYGMQEKMEVSSLPLSLENRFCVLLGGDREALPAGLISQIGYRCHPALYTEGDPGERLELIAGSGVFMTRGQLMNCHLCAGVKHKVLLRRLLAAFFDRNTLADSCGTGIRSSNCDPNRKPLDSRILNTVKLYCQNFAPNFKESEMNVIAADMCTNARRVRKRWLPKIKSMLPEAIEVYRGTAVLSQVEGATQPGGGFPFESEFKHLAASNLTLEQHLYGDCRETLRNGSHFNMEERSQKGEEAKTEPSRAKEPDNPQEVERLPESPERAASVLALNPASKKGEKEHATSSPRSQREEQNRQRPLKDDQ